In Brevibacillus brevis, a genomic segment contains:
- a CDS encoding Tex family protein, with protein MELSLMIQTIARDTGVKPHQAERTIALLDEGNTVPFIARYRKEMTGQLDETQIRDIEERVRYLRNLSVRKEEVIRLIEEQGKLTDELRAAIESSAKLQEVEDLYRPYRQKRRTRATMAKEKGLEPLADYLLSLPKSGDPHKEAERFIDPEKGVESAEAALQGAMDIVAEHLSDDPDIRQWIRQRTLQQGLLLSEKKADEAEEKNVYQMYYAYSEPLKKVVPHRVLAMNRGENEGILKVGIEAPVPEILAWMKKRVIPRETVVRAVLEQTIEDAYKRLIAPSIEREVRSELTETAEERAIHIFAENLRNLLLQPPVKGKVVLGVDPAFRTGCKLAVVDETGKLLEVAVVYPTPPVNKVAEAAAKVKQLIEKHGVTVVAIGNGTASRETEQFIANVLKELGKDVMYIIVNEAGASVYSASTLAKEEFPELDVAERSAVSIARRLQDPLAELVKIDPKSVGVGQYQHDVSQSRLADSLQFVVESAVNHVGVDVNTASASLLQYVSGISKQVAVNIVKKRDEIGKFSSRTELKGVPRLGAKTYEQCIGFLRVMEGSNPLDKTPIHPESYGATDQLLQMIGIAPGEIGSDRCKERLQSLNVAETAQKLGIGEPTLADIVESLLRPGRDPRDELPKPLLRSDVLQLSDLSVGMKLQGTVRNVVDFGAFVDIGLKNDGLVHISRLKKGFVKHPLDVVTVGDIVDVWVVEIDEKRQRVGLTMVAPTEG; from the coding sequence ATGGAACTTTCGTTGATGATCCAGACTATCGCCCGGGATACCGGCGTCAAACCTCACCAGGCTGAGCGTACGATCGCGCTCTTGGACGAAGGAAACACGGTCCCGTTTATCGCCCGCTACCGCAAAGAAATGACGGGGCAGTTGGACGAGACGCAGATTCGGGACATTGAAGAGCGCGTTCGCTACTTGCGCAATTTGTCCGTGCGAAAGGAAGAAGTCATTCGCCTGATCGAGGAGCAGGGCAAGCTGACGGATGAGCTGCGCGCAGCGATCGAATCGTCAGCCAAGCTGCAGGAAGTAGAGGACTTGTATCGACCCTACCGGCAAAAACGGCGGACCCGTGCCACGATGGCCAAGGAGAAAGGGCTGGAACCGCTGGCCGATTACCTGTTGAGCTTGCCGAAGTCAGGGGATCCGCACAAGGAAGCGGAGCGTTTCATCGACCCGGAAAAAGGCGTCGAGTCGGCTGAGGCGGCTCTGCAAGGGGCCATGGATATCGTAGCTGAGCACCTGTCCGACGATCCGGACATCCGGCAGTGGATCCGTCAGCGGACGTTGCAGCAGGGCCTATTGCTGTCGGAGAAAAAGGCGGATGAAGCCGAAGAAAAAAATGTGTACCAAATGTACTATGCATATAGCGAGCCGTTGAAAAAGGTGGTGCCTCACCGCGTGCTCGCGATGAATCGCGGCGAGAACGAAGGGATCCTGAAGGTGGGGATCGAAGCGCCCGTTCCCGAGATTCTGGCGTGGATGAAGAAGCGGGTCATCCCGCGGGAGACCGTTGTGCGAGCGGTGCTCGAGCAGACGATCGAGGATGCCTACAAACGTCTCATCGCGCCATCGATCGAGCGCGAGGTGCGCTCGGAGCTGACGGAAACGGCGGAGGAGCGGGCGATCCACATCTTTGCGGAAAACCTGCGCAACCTGCTCTTGCAGCCGCCGGTCAAAGGAAAGGTCGTGCTGGGGGTCGACCCGGCGTTTCGAACAGGCTGCAAGCTGGCTGTGGTCGATGAGACAGGCAAGCTCTTGGAGGTAGCCGTCGTGTATCCGACTCCTCCGGTGAACAAGGTGGCAGAAGCCGCGGCAAAAGTGAAACAGCTGATCGAGAAGCACGGCGTCACCGTGGTCGCTATCGGCAACGGCACCGCCTCGCGGGAAACGGAGCAATTCATCGCAAATGTCTTGAAAGAGCTGGGAAAAGACGTGATGTACATCATCGTAAACGAGGCGGGCGCATCCGTTTACTCCGCCTCCACGTTGGCGAAGGAAGAGTTCCCCGAGCTCGACGTCGCGGAGCGCAGTGCCGTATCGATCGCAAGGCGGCTGCAGGACCCGCTGGCGGAGCTGGTCAAGATCGATCCGAAGTCGGTCGGTGTCGGTCAGTACCAGCACGATGTGTCTCAATCGCGGCTGGCGGACAGCCTGCAATTCGTCGTCGAATCTGCGGTGAACCACGTGGGAGTGGACGTGAATACGGCTTCGGCTTCTCTCCTGCAGTACGTGTCCGGCATCAGCAAGCAGGTGGCGGTCAACATCGTGAAGAAACGGGATGAAATCGGCAAGTTTTCGTCACGGACAGAGCTGAAGGGCGTGCCGCGTCTGGGAGCGAAAACGTACGAGCAGTGCATTGGCTTTCTGCGCGTCATGGAGGGATCCAATCCGCTGGACAAGACTCCGATCCACCCCGAGTCTTACGGGGCGACGGACCAGCTGCTGCAGATGATCGGCATTGCGCCCGGGGAGATCGGAAGCGACCGCTGCAAGGAGCGCCTCCAGTCCCTGAACGTAGCGGAAACCGCGCAGAAGCTGGGCATCGGGGAACCGACCCTCGCCGACATTGTGGAAAGCCTGCTGCGCCCTGGGCGCGACCCGCGGGACGAGCTGCCTAAGCCGCTCTTGCGCAGCGACGTCCTCCAGCTCTCGGATCTGAGCGTAGGAATGAAGCTCCAGGGAACGGTCCGCAATGTCGTGGACTTCGGCGCATTTGTAGATATCGGCCTGAAAAACGACGGCCTCGTACACATCTCCCGACTGAAAAAAGGATTTGTGAAGCACCCGCTCGATGTAGTGACGGTAGGGGACATCGTGGACGTCTGGGTCGTCGAAATCGACGAAAAGCGCCAGCGGGTAGGGCTGACGATGGTCGCACCGACGGAAGGGTAA
- the cmpA gene encoding cortex morphogenetic protein CmpA, with the protein MPQWMRRQLQRAFSGKDVRQIRLLNSCWFLYWEKHGGRPE; encoded by the coding sequence ATGCCACAATGGATGCGTAGGCAGTTGCAGCGTGCCTTCAGCGGGAAGGATGTCAGGCAAATTCGCTTGCTGAACAGTTGCTGGTTCTTATATTGGGAAAAACATGGCGGACGTCCCGAATAA
- a CDS encoding hydrolase/acyltransferase: MRYLLLQEGTALQFVAMPESHMYQLVALFKRLHKEIDKLTIADRPKLPQVVAECAELELLDKGLSVADGLDYVSELERRFASLQESQYPLISLLTEIRALQAQLEFLREEE; encoded by the coding sequence ATGCGCTATTTGCTGTTGCAGGAAGGCACCGCACTTCAGTTTGTCGCGATGCCCGAATCGCACATGTACCAACTGGTTGCCCTGTTCAAGCGGCTGCACAAAGAGATCGACAAACTGACCATCGCGGATCGGCCGAAGCTGCCGCAAGTCGTCGCGGAATGCGCCGAACTGGAGCTGCTTGACAAGGGGCTCTCGGTCGCCGATGGTCTGGACTACGTAAGCGAGCTGGAACGCCGCTTTGCCTCCTTGCAGGAGAGCCAGTATCCGTTGATTTCGCTCTTGACGGAAATTCGCGCCCTCCAGGCCCAACTGGAATTTTTGCGCGAAGAAGAGTAA
- a CDS encoding SprT family protein yields the protein MTDQELQKLVEDISSQFFAVPFRHQARFNGRLRTTGGRYLLKSHDIELNPRHLQEHGMDELVSIIKHELCHYHLHLAKRGYRHADRDFQLLLKQVGGSRYCQQVGEGRKRLPYRYELACKACGMTYKRKRKINPSRYRCGRCSGKLVLRELKEPVFS from the coding sequence ATGACCGATCAGGAGTTGCAAAAGCTGGTGGAGGACATATCCAGCCAATTTTTCGCTGTGCCCTTTCGCCATCAGGCCCGCTTTAACGGCCGGCTGCGTACGACGGGCGGGCGTTATTTGCTGAAAAGCCACGACATCGAGCTGAATCCGCGGCATTTGCAGGAGCATGGCATGGACGAGCTGGTTTCCATCATCAAGCATGAGCTGTGCCATTACCATCTGCACTTGGCCAAGCGGGGGTACCGCCATGCGGATCGCGACTTCCAGCTGCTGCTCAAGCAGGTCGGCGGCAGCCGGTACTGCCAGCAGGTGGGAGAAGGGCGGAAGCGACTGCCTTATCGCTATGAGCTTGCTTGCAAGGCGTGCGGAATGACTTATAAGCGAAAGCGCAAGATAAACCCATCCCGCTACCGCTGCGGCAGATGCAGCGGCAAGCTGGTTCTGAGGGAGCTAAAAGAGCCCGTTTTTTCCTGA
- the thiL gene encoding thiamine-phosphate kinase: MAHDEFSLIRQWTSRSDGQEGDGLTVGIGDDAAVYTPTPEMEVVACCDAMVETVHFLKETMHPSDIGYKAVVSNVSDVAAMGGLARYALVTIAVSPGWSAGQTAHIYDGIYEACEQYGVKLIGGDTVSAPDALHLSVTVLGEVEKGRAIRRSHAEPGQLVFVTGDVGTSAAGLYLLLKKKETGEPISEAFQGLVKAHQRPSAQVEAGRILLASRACGALNDVSDGLASELWEIAEASRVELEIDASLIPISKEVRACAGQAGKDPLDWAFYGGEDYQLVGTVDESSIDTLSGDFAAAGIPFTIIGRVTSRAAGASVSCLRAGERSPLPKAGFNHFGRREGG; the protein is encoded by the coding sequence GTGGCACACGATGAATTTTCCCTGATCCGGCAATGGACGAGCCGATCGGACGGACAGGAAGGAGACGGCTTGACCGTCGGAATCGGGGATGATGCCGCTGTCTATACTCCGACGCCCGAGATGGAAGTCGTGGCGTGCTGCGATGCGATGGTCGAAACCGTCCATTTTCTAAAAGAGACCATGCATCCGAGTGACATCGGGTACAAAGCCGTGGTCAGCAACGTGAGCGATGTCGCCGCCATGGGAGGGCTCGCCCGGTACGCGCTGGTCACTATCGCCGTGTCTCCCGGCTGGTCTGCTGGGCAGACTGCTCACATTTACGATGGAATTTACGAGGCTTGCGAGCAATACGGTGTAAAGCTGATCGGCGGGGATACGGTATCGGCGCCTGATGCCCTTCATCTTTCCGTGACGGTACTCGGCGAGGTGGAAAAGGGCCGGGCGATTCGCCGTTCCCATGCGGAGCCCGGCCAGCTGGTGTTTGTGACCGGAGACGTGGGGACGTCGGCCGCAGGGCTGTACCTCTTGCTCAAGAAAAAAGAGACCGGCGAGCCCATATCCGAAGCATTTCAGGGGCTGGTCAAAGCGCACCAGCGTCCGAGCGCACAAGTGGAGGCGGGGAGGATCCTCCTTGCTTCGCGGGCTTGTGGAGCCTTGAACGACGTCAGCGACGGACTGGCCTCGGAGCTATGGGAAATCGCCGAGGCGAGCCGTGTGGAGCTCGAGATCGACGCAAGCCTGATTCCGATCAGCAAAGAAGTACGCGCCTGCGCGGGGCAGGCGGGAAAAGATCCGCTGGATTGGGCCTTTTACGGTGGGGAGGACTACCAGCTGGTCGGTACTGTCGACGAATCGAGCATCGATACATTGTCCGGGGATTTCGCAGCGGCCGGCATTCCGTTTACGATCATTGGCCGCGTAACGAGCCGAGCGGCAGGTGCATCGGTCAGCTGCCTGCGGGCAGGCGAGCGGTCGCCATTGCCAAAGGCCGGCTTCAACCATTTCGGTCGTCGTGAAGGGGGATGA
- the tsaE gene encoding tRNA (adenosine(37)-N6)-threonylcarbamoyltransferase complex ATPase subunit type 1 TsaE, giving the protein MAYEWTLSGVEETHRFAESLAAHLQPGDFLALEGDLGAGKTTFTQGLGRGLGVRQVVNSPTFTIIKEYQGRLPFYHMDVYRVGDDVDSLGLDDYFFGEGVCVVEWASLIEEVLPADRLTVYLRVAGEDRRLIELVPHGDRYVKLCEEFDFDARTGD; this is encoded by the coding sequence ATGGCATACGAGTGGACACTCTCAGGTGTCGAGGAGACGCACCGTTTCGCGGAGAGTCTCGCGGCCCATTTGCAGCCGGGCGACTTTTTGGCGCTGGAAGGCGATCTGGGAGCGGGGAAAACGACGTTCACCCAAGGGCTCGGACGGGGTCTAGGCGTTCGGCAAGTGGTGAACAGTCCGACGTTTACGATCATAAAAGAATATCAGGGGCGCTTGCCGTTCTATCATATGGATGTCTACCGGGTCGGGGATGACGTGGACTCGCTCGGTCTGGACGACTATTTTTTTGGAGAAGGAGTCTGTGTGGTCGAGTGGGCTTCCCTGATCGAGGAGGTACTCCCCGCAGACCGGTTGACCGTCTATTTGCGCGTAGCCGGGGAAGACAGACGTCTGATCGAGCTGGTGCCGCATGGGGACCGTTATGTGAAATTGTGTGAGGAGTTTGATTTTGATGCGCGTACTGGCGATTGA
- the tsaB gene encoding tRNA (adenosine(37)-N6)-threonylcarbamoyltransferase complex dimerization subunit type 1 TsaB, with protein sequence MRVLAIDTSNLVLSVAVVEEERVLAEMTTNQQKNHSIRLMDCISELLDATDTLPEQLGGLGVAKGPGSYTGVRIGVATAKSMAWSLNLPVVGVSSLQAVAMNALGFPGLIVPLFDARRGQVYTGAYRTEGMASVQLQEKEAIILLRDWLPMLREQAQGAPILFLGEDVRLHRETIVQELGEQAQFASPAMNHPRAAHIGFLAMRHLQDGKNAHELVPEYLQLAEAEAKWLAQKQEGSAKE encoded by the coding sequence ATGCGCGTACTGGCGATTGATACGTCCAATCTGGTGCTGAGCGTAGCCGTTGTGGAAGAAGAGCGGGTCCTGGCGGAGATGACGACGAACCAGCAAAAAAACCATTCGATCCGCCTCATGGACTGCATTTCCGAGCTGCTGGACGCTACGGATACGCTGCCCGAGCAGCTTGGCGGGCTGGGAGTGGCCAAGGGACCGGGCTCCTATACAGGCGTCCGGATCGGAGTGGCGACCGCCAAGAGCATGGCCTGGTCGCTAAACCTGCCTGTCGTAGGCGTCTCCAGCCTGCAGGCCGTCGCCATGAACGCGTTGGGCTTTCCCGGCCTGATCGTTCCCTTGTTCGATGCCCGCAGAGGCCAGGTGTACACGGGGGCTTATCGGACAGAAGGGATGGCGTCCGTCCAGCTGCAGGAGAAAGAAGCGATCATCCTGTTGAGGGATTGGCTGCCGATGCTTCGGGAACAGGCGCAGGGCGCCCCGATCCTGTTCCTCGGCGAGGACGTTCGTCTGCATCGCGAGACGATTGTGCAGGAATTGGGGGAGCAAGCGCAGTTTGCTTCTCCAGCCATGAACCATCCCCGTGCGGCGCACATCGGTTTTTTGGCGATGCGCCATCTGCAGGATGGCAAAAATGCGCATGAGCTGGTGCCTGAATACCTTCAATTGGCGGAAGCGGAAGCAAAATGGCTGGCCCAAAAGCAGGAGGGTTCCGCAAAGGAGTAA
- the rimI gene encoding ribosomal protein S18-alanine N-acetyltransferase, translating to MTQPIELEYRFMTMQDVGAVAELERLSFTTPWPHDAFVNELTKNPNARYVVAVHQNRIVAYCGMWVILDEAHITNVAVHPLFRGKKIGLGLMLKMMSVARMYHAKSMTLEVRPSNIVARNMYTKLGFREHGVRKRYYSDNNEDAIIMWVTL from the coding sequence ATGACTCAACCAATCGAGCTGGAATACCGATTTATGACGATGCAGGACGTCGGGGCCGTAGCGGAGCTGGAGCGGCTGTCGTTTACCACGCCCTGGCCGCATGACGCCTTCGTGAATGAACTGACGAAAAACCCCAACGCCCGGTACGTGGTGGCCGTTCATCAAAACCGGATCGTGGCCTACTGCGGTATGTGGGTCATCCTTGATGAAGCGCATATTACCAATGTGGCTGTCCATCCGCTGTTCCGGGGGAAAAAGATCGGCCTGGGGCTGATGCTCAAGATGATGAGTGTGGCCCGGATGTATCACGCCAAAAGCATGACGCTGGAGGTGCGGCCATCCAACATCGTGGCGCGCAATATGTACACCAAGCTGGGCTTCAGGGAGCATGGCGTACGCAAACGATACTATTCCGACAATAACGAGGACGCAATTATTATGTGGGTGACGCTGTAA
- the tsaD gene encoding tRNA (adenosine(37)-N6)-threonylcarbamoyltransferase complex transferase subunit TsaD, protein MNRTYTSRYEKRVQEAYQTHKQSGEPTYILGIETSCDETSASVVRDGREVLSNVIASQADIHKRFGGVVPEVASRRHVENITLTIEEALQEAGKTLDDIHAIAVTYGPGLVGALLVGVAAAKAISLARGIPLIGVHHIAGHIYANRLVEEMDFPLIALVVSGGHTELVWMKEHGQFEILGETRDDAAGEAYDKVARALHMPYPGGPHIDRLAHEGMPNVPLPRSWLEPDSYDFSFSGLKSAVLNTLHNAAQRGETIEPANLAASFQDSVTEVLVEKTLRAVREYGARQVLLAGGVAANRGLRERLQSRCREEGVPLVIPPLSLCTDNAAMIAAAGFIRYEKGQFAELDLNGVPGLPLSEH, encoded by the coding sequence ATGAACAGGACCTATACTTCGCGCTACGAGAAGCGCGTGCAAGAGGCGTATCAGACACACAAACAGTCGGGAGAGCCGACTTATATACTCGGGATCGAGACCAGCTGCGACGAGACGTCAGCCTCTGTCGTGCGCGACGGAAGAGAAGTGCTTTCCAATGTGATCGCCTCCCAGGCAGACATTCACAAGCGTTTCGGCGGCGTGGTGCCGGAGGTTGCTTCCCGCCGCCATGTGGAAAACATCACGCTGACGATCGAAGAGGCGCTTCAGGAAGCAGGCAAGACACTGGACGACATTCATGCCATTGCGGTGACCTACGGACCTGGATTGGTCGGCGCGCTGCTGGTCGGGGTAGCTGCGGCCAAGGCGATTTCACTGGCTCGCGGGATTCCGCTCATCGGCGTCCACCATATCGCCGGACACATCTATGCCAACCGGCTGGTGGAGGAGATGGACTTTCCGCTGATCGCGCTCGTCGTCTCAGGCGGCCATACGGAGCTCGTCTGGATGAAAGAGCACGGGCAGTTTGAAATTTTGGGCGAGACCCGAGACGATGCAGCAGGGGAGGCGTACGACAAAGTCGCCCGCGCCCTGCACATGCCTTATCCCGGCGGTCCGCACATCGACCGGCTCGCGCACGAAGGCATGCCGAATGTGCCGCTGCCGCGCTCGTGGCTGGAGCCGGACTCGTACGACTTTAGCTTCAGCGGATTGAAATCGGCGGTGCTGAATACGCTGCACAATGCCGCGCAGCGGGGAGAGACCATCGAGCCTGCCAATCTGGCAGCGAGCTTCCAGGACTCCGTGACGGAAGTGCTGGTGGAAAAAACGCTACGGGCTGTCCGCGAGTACGGCGCCAGACAGGTGCTTTTGGCGGGCGGCGTCGCGGCCAACCGCGGATTGCGGGAAAGGCTGCAGAGCCGTTGCCGGGAGGAAGGCGTCCCGTTGGTGATTCCTCCGCTTTCCCTTTGTACGGACAATGCCGCGATGATCGCCGCCGCCGGGTTCATCCGCTACGAAAAGGGGCAGTTTGCCGAGCTGGACTTGAACGGTGTGCCCGGCTTGCCGCTTTCTGAACACTGA
- a CDS encoding ATP-binding cassette domain-containing protein has translation MILLQAEHIEKTYGIETILQDISLQIQTGERVGLVGVNGAGKSTLMKILAGELSYDAGTIRIPKDVTLGYLAQNSGLESERSIWDEMLSVFTHLQQEEKELRELEAKMGDPDVIADEKRYQQILENYSRRSEAFKEKGGYSYEGAIRGVLHGLRFADMDYNTLIRTLSGGQKTRLALAKLLLQSPTILLLDEPTNYLDIETLTWLEMYLQNYQGAILVVSHDRYFLDKLVTIVYEIERTRATRYVGNYSRFLDQKAARLEQDLKRFEKQQEEIAKLEDFIARNIARATTTKRAQSRRKTLEKMDRLEKPIMQNKSVHFSFDVSKMSGNIVMKAANLAIGYPDAVLSRGLTFELEREERVALVGPNGIGKSTLLKTIVGELSALKGEVQFGSNVTIGYYDQEHRNLNLANTVLGEIWDEYPQMLEKDVRTLLGNFLFSGDDVQKRISDLSGGERARVSLAKLMLKQANFLIFDEPTNHLDIYSKEVLENALYDYPGTILFVSHDRYFLNKIASRVLELSPDGVTNYLGNYDYYVEKKQELAELAAEQAAAPAKKQGTAAQPEKTSYELDKEAKRRERQRMRRLEEIEATIQKREADIVRWEEELCLPEIYSDHVQAKERNDLIQAAREELEQLYDEWSSLSEE, from the coding sequence ATGATATTGCTGCAAGCTGAACATATAGAAAAAACGTACGGCATCGAGACCATTTTACAGGACATTTCGCTGCAAATACAAACGGGAGAAAGAGTCGGTCTGGTCGGCGTCAACGGTGCAGGCAAGTCGACCTTGATGAAGATACTCGCGGGGGAACTGAGCTATGACGCCGGGACGATCCGCATCCCCAAAGATGTCACGCTCGGCTATCTGGCACAGAACAGCGGGCTCGAATCAGAGCGCAGCATCTGGGATGAAATGCTGAGCGTCTTCACCCATTTGCAGCAGGAGGAAAAGGAGCTGCGCGAGCTCGAGGCCAAGATGGGCGACCCGGATGTCATCGCCGACGAGAAGCGCTACCAGCAAATTCTGGAGAATTATTCCCGCCGTTCCGAGGCGTTCAAGGAAAAAGGCGGGTACAGCTACGAAGGGGCCATCCGCGGCGTCCTGCACGGCCTTCGCTTTGCCGACATGGATTACAATACGCTGATCCGCACGTTGAGCGGCGGGCAAAAAACGCGCCTGGCTCTGGCGAAGCTGCTGCTGCAGTCGCCAACCATCCTGCTCTTGGACGAGCCGACCAACTACCTGGACATCGAGACCCTCACCTGGCTGGAGATGTACTTGCAGAACTACCAGGGCGCGATTCTCGTCGTCTCCCATGACCGCTACTTCCTCGACAAGCTGGTGACGATCGTCTACGAGATCGAGCGGACTCGGGCCACCCGGTACGTCGGCAACTACAGCCGCTTTCTCGACCAGAAGGCCGCCAGATTGGAGCAGGATCTCAAGCGGTTTGAAAAGCAGCAGGAGGAAATCGCCAAGCTCGAGGATTTTATTGCGCGCAACATCGCCCGTGCCACGACGACCAAACGGGCGCAAAGCCGCCGCAAGACGTTGGAAAAAATGGACCGGCTGGAAAAGCCGATCATGCAGAACAAGTCCGTCCACTTCTCGTTCGATGTCTCCAAAATGAGCGGCAACATCGTCATGAAAGCGGCAAACCTGGCGATCGGCTATCCGGACGCCGTGCTCTCTCGGGGGCTGACCTTCGAGCTCGAGCGCGAAGAGAGGGTCGCACTGGTCGGACCAAACGGAATCGGCAAATCCACCCTGCTCAAAACCATTGTGGGCGAGCTCTCCGCTCTCAAGGGAGAGGTTCAGTTCGGCAGCAACGTGACGATCGGCTACTACGACCAGGAGCATCGCAACCTCAATCTGGCGAACACGGTGCTTGGCGAAATTTGGGACGAATACCCGCAGATGCTGGAGAAAGATGTACGCACACTGCTCGGCAATTTCCTTTTCAGCGGAGATGACGTGCAAAAGCGCATCTCCGATCTGTCCGGCGGAGAGCGCGCCCGCGTATCACTTGCCAAACTGATGCTCAAGCAGGCGAATTTCCTGATTTTCGACGAGCCGACCAACCACCTGGACATCTACAGCAAGGAAGTGCTGGAGAACGCGCTTTACGATTACCCCGGCACGATCCTGTTCGTGTCCCACGACCGGTACTTCCTGAACAAAATCGCCAGCCGCGTCCTGGAGCTGTCTCCTGACGGGGTCACGAACTACCTGGGCAACTACGATTACTACGTAGAGAAGAAGCAGGAACTGGCCGAGCTCGCAGCCGAGCAGGCCGCAGCGCCGGCCAAAAAGCAAGGAACCGCTGCACAGCCGGAAAAGACTTCGTACGAGCTGGACAAGGAAGCCAAGCGCCGCGAGCGCCAGCGCATGCGACGCCTGGAAGAAATCGAAGCGACGATCCAAAAGCGGGAAGCGGATATCGTCCGCTGGGAAGAAGAGCTGTGCCTCCCGGAAATCTACAGCGACCATGTCCAGGCGAAGGAACGGAACGATCTGATTCAGGCGGCCCGGGAGGAACTGGAGCAGCTTTACGATGAATGGAGCAGTCTCTCCGAAGAATAG
- a CDS encoding 5-formyltetrahydrofolate cyclo-ligase — MDAKAVKSQLRSRIMEARKAMPAEQRKEYSAAVCQKLLQCDRLAEARAIMAFHPFDTELDIWPFVEAAKVRGQEIWLPRTVPSEKRLIPYRYSGPEMLRQGVYGIWEPDPVLAEEADLTRLDAVVVPGVAFDARGGRMGYGGGYYDRFLAALAVRPYLVGVAFSMQVVEQVPREPHDIKLDGLVTERGFFQR, encoded by the coding sequence ATGGATGCGAAAGCGGTGAAAAGTCAGCTCCGTTCCCGTATCATGGAAGCCCGCAAGGCCATGCCGGCAGAGCAGCGCAAAGAGTACTCCGCCGCGGTTTGCCAAAAGCTTTTGCAGTGCGATCGGCTGGCCGAGGCGAGAGCGATTATGGCGTTTCATCCGTTCGACACGGAGCTGGATATTTGGCCGTTCGTGGAAGCGGCAAAAGTGCGGGGGCAGGAAATCTGGCTGCCGCGCACGGTGCCATCCGAGAAGCGCCTGATTCCTTACCGATACAGCGGGCCGGAAATGCTGAGGCAAGGCGTGTACGGCATCTGGGAGCCGGATCCTGTGCTCGCCGAGGAGGCGGATTTGACACGGCTCGATGCGGTCGTGGTCCCGGGAGTGGCTTTTGACGCGCGCGGCGGGCGGATGGGCTACGGGGGAGGCTACTACGACAGGTTTCTGGCTGCCTTGGCCGTTCGCCCCTACTTGGTTGGCGTCGCGTTTTCCATGCAGGTGGTGGAGCAAGTTCCGCGCGAGCCTCACGATATTAAGCTGGATGGGCTTGTCACGGAAAGGGGTTTCTTCCAAAGGTGA
- a CDS encoding MogA/MoaB family molybdenum cofactor biosynthesis protein: MGNWKVGVISASDSIARGERVDDRIPIIRQLTTEWLHADVAVYRKVADDMEDLKEHMIELVDREKCDLLIVTGGTGLSPRDVTPEVTAWVIDRPVPGLAEEMRRAGLQQSRRAMLTRAVAGTRGNSLIINLPGNPKGVEICFNAIGDMLSDALHILQGTGKASEDWGGLGW, from the coding sequence GTGGGCAATTGGAAGGTAGGCGTAATTTCGGCAAGTGATTCCATCGCCAGAGGTGAGCGGGTCGATGACCGCATCCCGATCATTCGGCAACTGACTACAGAATGGCTGCATGCCGATGTGGCTGTCTATCGCAAGGTCGCCGACGACATGGAAGATTTGAAAGAACACATGATTGAGCTCGTGGATCGGGAAAAGTGCGATCTTTTGATTGTCACTGGAGGTACAGGCCTCAGCCCGCGGGACGTGACACCGGAAGTGACCGCATGGGTCATCGACCGGCCGGTTCCCGGTCTGGCCGAAGAGATGCGCCGCGCCGGATTGCAGCAGTCTCGCCGCGCCATGCTGACGAGAGCGGTAGCGGGGACGAGGGGCAACTCTCTCATCATCAACCTGCCGGGCAATCCGAAAGGCGTAGAGATTTGTTTCAACGCGATTGGAGATATGCTTTCCGACGCCTTGCACATTTTGCAGGGAACGGGAAAGGCCAGTGAGGATTGGGGCGGATTGGGATGGTAG